A genomic segment from Longimicrobium sp. encodes:
- a CDS encoding DNA repair helicase XPB: MSEYRPENPLIVQGDQSVLAEVGSPRFAEARDRIAPFAELVKSPEHVHTYRITPLSVWNARAAGTDPGEIIAALREYAKYPVPAVVETSIRDAAARYGRLRMERGPDGIVLSADEPELAEMIARVRGVASHLGERVSPTAFAVPPTERGRLKQALVKAGWPAEDLAGYTRGEPLPISLRATTRGGEAFGLRAYQAEAAGAFHAGGSERGGSGVVVLPCGAGKTVVGMECMARVGSSTLVLTTSVTAVRQWIGELLDKTTLHEDQIGEYTGQAKDVRPVTVATYQVLTHRDRADAAFRHLELFDQRDWGLIVYDEVHLLPAPVFQVTAALQARRRLGLTATLVREDGREDDVFALIGPKKADVPWKELEGQGWIAKAACTEVRVPMPKELRMPYAVADARQQFRIASENPDKLGVVRRILERHPGEPALVIGMYVEQIEWMAGQLGIPVLTGTTGQRKRDALYRDFREGRLPVLAVSKVANFAVDLPDAAVAVQVSGTFGSRQEEAQRLGRILRPKKGANQAHFYTLVSRDTSEQEFAMKRQLFLCEQGYAYRIADPREI; the protein is encoded by the coding sequence GTGAGCGAGTACCGCCCCGAAAACCCGCTGATCGTGCAGGGCGACCAGAGCGTGCTGGCCGAGGTCGGCAGCCCGCGCTTCGCCGAGGCGCGCGACCGCATCGCGCCCTTCGCCGAGCTGGTGAAGAGCCCCGAGCACGTGCACACCTACCGCATCACCCCGCTCTCCGTCTGGAACGCCCGCGCGGCCGGGACCGACCCGGGCGAGATCATCGCGGCGCTGCGCGAGTACGCCAAGTACCCGGTGCCCGCCGTGGTCGAGACCTCGATCCGCGACGCGGCCGCCCGCTACGGCCGGCTGCGGATGGAGCGCGGCCCCGACGGGATCGTGCTGTCGGCCGACGAGCCGGAGCTGGCGGAGATGATCGCGCGCGTGCGCGGCGTGGCATCGCACCTGGGCGAGCGCGTGTCTCCCACCGCGTTCGCCGTGCCCCCCACCGAGCGCGGGCGGCTGAAGCAGGCGCTGGTGAAGGCCGGGTGGCCCGCCGAGGACCTGGCCGGCTACACCCGCGGCGAGCCGCTCCCCATCTCGCTGCGCGCCACCACGCGCGGCGGCGAGGCGTTCGGCCTGCGCGCGTACCAGGCCGAGGCCGCGGGCGCCTTCCACGCGGGCGGGAGCGAGCGCGGCGGCAGCGGCGTGGTGGTGCTCCCCTGCGGCGCGGGAAAGACGGTGGTGGGGATGGAGTGCATGGCGCGGGTCGGCAGCTCCACCCTGGTCCTGACCACCAGCGTGACCGCGGTGCGCCAGTGGATCGGCGAGCTGCTGGACAAGACGACCCTGCACGAGGACCAGATCGGCGAGTACACCGGGCAGGCGAAGGACGTGCGCCCGGTGACCGTGGCCACCTACCAGGTGCTCACGCACCGGGACAGGGCCGATGCGGCCTTCCGCCACCTGGAATTGTTCGACCAGCGCGACTGGGGGCTGATCGTGTACGACGAGGTGCACCTCCTTCCCGCCCCCGTCTTCCAGGTGACGGCCGCGCTGCAGGCCCGGCGGCGGCTGGGGCTGACCGCCACGCTGGTGCGCGAGGACGGGCGCGAGGACGACGTGTTCGCCCTGATCGGCCCGAAGAAGGCCGACGTGCCGTGGAAGGAGCTGGAGGGGCAGGGATGGATCGCGAAGGCGGCGTGCACCGAGGTGCGCGTGCCCATGCCGAAGGAGCTGCGGATGCCGTACGCGGTGGCCGACGCGCGGCAGCAGTTCCGCATCGCCAGCGAGAACCCCGACAAGCTGGGCGTGGTGCGCCGCATCCTGGAGCGCCACCCGGGCGAGCCGGCGCTGGTGATCGGGATGTACGTGGAGCAGATCGAGTGGATGGCGGGCCAGCTCGGCATTCCCGTGCTGACGGGAACCACCGGGCAGCGCAAGCGCGACGCGCTGTACCGCGACTTCCGCGAGGGGCGGCTTCCCGTGCTGGCGGTGAGCAAGGTGGCCAACTTCGCCGTCGATCTTCCGGATGCCGCGGTGGCCGTGCAGGTGTCGGGGACCTTCGGCTCGCGGCAGGAAGAGGCGCAGCGCCTGGGCCGCATCCTCCGCCCCAAGAAGGGCGCCAACCAGGCCCACTTCTACACCCTGGTCAGCCGCGACACCTCGGAGCAGGAGTTCGCGATGAAGCGGCAGCTCTTTCTCTGCGAGCAGGGATATGCGTACCGCATCGCGGATCCGCGGGAGATCTGA
- a CDS encoding GNAT family N-acetyltransferase produces the protein MHLVFPSDEHLPGYVAALERGWSPDNTRPEAAIREQLAAIASDPAAFLRGMVDLEAKGPAVTLPDGSTVPRLPGYRKWMWDGEFCGSIGFRWQPGTAELPPHVLGHIGYATVPWKRNRGYATLALRLLLPEAKALGLEYVELTTDPGNVASQRVITANGGVLVEHFTKPAQYAHEEGLRFRIDLR, from the coding sequence ATGCACCTCGTCTTCCCCTCCGACGAGCATCTCCCCGGATACGTCGCCGCGCTGGAGCGGGGATGGTCGCCGGACAACACGCGTCCCGAGGCGGCCATCCGCGAGCAGCTCGCCGCGATCGCGAGCGACCCGGCGGCGTTCCTGCGCGGAATGGTGGACCTGGAGGCGAAGGGGCCGGCGGTGACCCTTCCCGACGGCTCCACCGTTCCGCGGCTTCCCGGCTACCGCAAGTGGATGTGGGACGGCGAGTTCTGCGGGAGCATCGGCTTTCGCTGGCAGCCGGGGACCGCGGAGCTGCCGCCGCACGTGCTGGGGCACATCGGCTACGCAACGGTGCCGTGGAAGCGCAACCGCGGCTACGCCACCCTCGCGCTCCGCCTCCTCCTCCCCGAGGCGAAGGCGCTCGGGCTGGAGTACGTGGAGCTCACCACCGATCCCGGCAACGTCGCGTCGCAGCGCGTGATCACGGCCAACGGCGGCGTGCTGGTGGAGCACTTCACCAAGCCGGCGCAGTACGCCCACGAGGAAGGACTCCGCTTCCGCATCGACCTGCGCTGA
- the queG gene encoding tRNA epoxyqueuosine(34) reductase QueG, which yields MTQTAALSPAALSARIRNRAREMGFDLVGIAPAHPSAHGDAYERWVALGMHGEMGYLSREDAVARRKDPAVLVPGARSAVVVALRYYVPDADPAVTGDASRGIVARYARGDDYHELMKERLIALQEWIAAELVPAGGRAYVDTGAVLERELAQRAGIGWQGKNTMLIHPRRGSYHFIGEVLLDVELEYDHPFASDHCGSCHRCLDACPTGALLGRDAAGAPVMDARRCISYLTIELKGPIPRELRPMIGNRVYGCDICQEVCPWNRFAQPTNEAAFLAREGLDGPSLIGWMTMTQEEFSRRFRNSPIKRTKRRGLLRNVAVALGNWGSPEAVPALTVALNDEEPLVRGHAAWALGRIGTEAARQALRERTEVEEDASVRQEIRLAMESKAGF from the coding sequence ATGACGCAGACGGCCGCGCTCTCGCCCGCCGCACTCTCCGCGCGGATCCGCAACCGCGCGCGGGAGATGGGCTTCGACCTCGTCGGCATCGCCCCCGCGCACCCGAGCGCGCACGGCGACGCCTACGAGCGCTGGGTCGCGCTCGGGATGCACGGCGAGATGGGCTACCTCTCCCGCGAAGACGCCGTCGCCAGGCGGAAGGACCCCGCCGTCCTCGTCCCCGGCGCCAGGTCCGCCGTCGTCGTCGCCCTCCGCTACTACGTGCCGGACGCCGATCCGGCGGTGACGGGCGATGCCTCGCGCGGCATCGTCGCCCGCTACGCGCGCGGCGACGACTACCACGAGCTGATGAAGGAGCGGCTGATCGCGCTGCAGGAGTGGATCGCCGCCGAGCTCGTCCCCGCCGGCGGGCGCGCGTACGTGGATACCGGCGCGGTGCTGGAGCGCGAGCTGGCCCAGCGCGCGGGAATCGGGTGGCAGGGGAAGAACACCATGCTCATCCACCCGCGCCGCGGCTCGTACCACTTCATCGGCGAGGTGCTGCTCGACGTGGAGCTGGAGTACGATCACCCGTTCGCGAGCGACCACTGCGGCAGCTGCCACCGCTGCCTGGACGCCTGCCCCACCGGCGCGCTCCTCGGCCGCGACGCCGCCGGCGCGCCGGTGATGGACGCGCGGCGCTGCATCTCCTACCTCACCATCGAGCTGAAGGGCCCCATCCCCCGCGAGCTGCGGCCGATGATCGGCAACCGCGTCTACGGCTGCGACATCTGCCAGGAGGTGTGCCCGTGGAACCGCTTCGCCCAGCCGACGAACGAGGCGGCGTTCCTGGCGCGCGAGGGGCTGGACGGGCCATCGCTCATCGGGTGGATGACGATGACGCAGGAGGAGTTCAGCCGCCGCTTCAGGAACTCGCCCATCAAACGCACCAAGCGCCGCGGCCTCCTGCGCAACGTCGCCGTCGCGCTGGGCAACTGGGGCTCGCCCGAGGCCGTTCCCGCCCTCACCGTCGCGCTGAACGACGAGGAGCCGCTGGTGCGGGGGCACGCGGCGTGGGCGCTGGGGCGGATCGGCACGGAGGCAGCGAGGCAGGCGCTGCGGGAGAGGACGGAGGTGGAGGAAGACGCGTCGGTGCGACAGGAGATACGGCTAGCGATGGAGTCGAAGGCCGGGTTCTAG
- a CDS encoding tetratricopeptide repeat protein: MELFERRLKISRARGDRRSEGHMLGNLGAAYRRLRQFDRVREYIECDLALAREIGDRLGEGQAMGNLAILERNLGKARRAIELFEERVRLARELGDRRGEAITLFNASLACRDLGEMESARSNARAAWRIFHAIGDANADAVQRLLREWG; encoded by the coding sequence GTGGAGCTGTTCGAGCGGCGCCTGAAGATTAGCCGCGCCCGCGGCGACCGCAGGAGCGAGGGGCACATGCTGGGGAACCTGGGCGCGGCGTACCGGCGCCTTCGCCAGTTCGACCGCGTGCGGGAGTACATCGAGTGCGACCTGGCGCTGGCCCGCGAGATCGGCGACCGGCTGGGCGAGGGGCAGGCAATGGGCAACCTTGCCATCCTCGAACGCAACCTGGGCAAGGCGCGCCGCGCCATCGAGCTCTTCGAGGAGCGCGTCCGCCTGGCGCGGGAACTGGGGGACCGGCGAGGAGAAGCGATCACGCTCTTCAACGCCAGCCTTGCCTGCCGGGACTTGGGCGAGATGGAGAGCGCCAGGTCCAACGCCCGGGCGGCGTGGAGAATCTTCCACGCAATCGGGGACGCAAACGCCGACGCCGTCCAGCGTTTGCTCCGGGAATGGGGATAG
- a CDS encoding CHAT domain-containing protein, whose amino-acid sequence MSKLKILFFAADPLSLPPGGRRPRLRLDEDVRGIREKIRLSEYRDAVEVDLRLAARPDDLLQALYEVRPQVVHFSAHGWSEGLILMDPAGQRPHRVQGEALTTLFRSFPGNIRLVVLNACDSYAQAEAIAGVVGCAIGMRGEITDEAAITFGSSFYRAMGFGESIQAAFDQARSAVGLSHFSERDCPRLAAQPDIDPARLVLVSPTSRPPRAPGWTKRAVITLAVAGAAGVGAVYLRPDRNLEPSLPAPPSSPDSAAARVAPPPAAPSPVPDSAYRPPPLDESGNTVQNGGFQNRFAEWTRSADRVGGKGTNEIVSFADARSGYALHLTYEGRGSLLFTQKVSVPGPDYVFRGTFRASSHEGPMIGFSGTGIATVMLQYLDADGRFLGMTSFYSYVQNPLANTPLVGVPRRGNGGNNVHYIDVEKERLYKDYELDIRREIEENLLGVVAEQVRTVAIALYCGATDDGAGAELWVSDLSLRPRR is encoded by the coding sequence ATGAGCAAACTCAAAATCCTCTTCTTTGCCGCCGACCCACTTTCCCTTCCGCCGGGTGGGCGCCGGCCGCGACTTCGGCTGGACGAAGACGTCCGGGGCATCCGGGAAAAAATTCGCCTGTCCGAGTACCGCGACGCGGTGGAGGTCGACCTCCGTCTGGCGGCGCGACCCGACGACCTGCTCCAGGCCCTGTACGAGGTACGGCCGCAGGTGGTTCATTTCAGCGCCCATGGCTGGAGCGAGGGTCTGATTCTCATGGATCCGGCAGGTCAGCGGCCACACAGGGTGCAAGGGGAGGCGCTCACGACGCTGTTCCGATCTTTCCCAGGCAACATCCGGCTGGTTGTGCTCAACGCCTGCGATTCTTACGCGCAGGCGGAAGCGATCGCCGGCGTGGTCGGATGCGCCATCGGGATGCGCGGAGAGATCACCGACGAGGCGGCGATCACGTTCGGCAGCTCGTTCTACCGCGCCATGGGTTTCGGCGAATCGATACAGGCCGCGTTCGACCAGGCGCGCAGTGCCGTGGGACTTTCGCACTTCTCCGAGCGCGACTGCCCGCGACTGGCGGCGCAGCCGGATATCGATCCCGCGCGGCTCGTGCTGGTTTCGCCCACGAGCAGGCCGCCACGCGCGCCAGGCTGGACGAAGCGAGCGGTCATCACGTTGGCGGTCGCCGGTGCCGCCGGGGTGGGAGCTGTGTACCTCCGCCCGGACCGGAACCTGGAACCCAGCCTCCCCGCACCTCCCTCCTCCCCCGACTCGGCAGCCGCCCGGGTCGCCCCGCCGCCCGCGGCCCCTTCCCCGGTCCCAGATTCGGCCTACCGGCCACCACCGCTGGACGAATCAGGAAACACGGTCCAGAACGGCGGATTCCAGAACCGCTTTGCGGAATGGACCCGCTCGGCCGATCGGGTCGGGGGCAAGGGCACCAACGAGATCGTATCGTTCGCGGACGCACGTTCCGGGTATGCGCTTCATCTCACCTACGAAGGGAGGGGCAGTCTCCTGTTCACGCAGAAGGTCTCCGTTCCCGGACCTGACTACGTATTTCGCGGAACGTTTCGCGCCTCGTCGCACGAGGGGCCGATGATCGGTTTCAGCGGGACGGGCATCGCGACGGTGATGCTGCAGTATCTGGACGCAGACGGCCGGTTTCTCGGTATGACGAGCTTCTACAGCTACGTGCAGAACCCGTTGGCCAATACCCCGCTCGTCGGCGTGCCAAGGCGCGGGAACGGCGGAAACAACGTTCATTACATCGACGTCGAGAAGGAGCGGCTCTACAAGGACTACGAGCTCGACATCCGGAGGGAGATCGAGGAGAACCTGCTCGGCGTGGTTGCCGAGCAGGTACGCACGGTTGCGATTGCGCTGTACTGCGGCGCCACCGACGATGGCGCCGGAGCCGAGCTCTGGGTTTCCGATCTGTCCCTGCGGCCGAGGCGTTAG
- a CDS encoding OmpA family protein, with translation MRPGAGDEEGDGGPWPAFADLLAATTLLFLILFAALAVPAMQRAHQADAQASNLARIDSVLLRAADRHVSVQRVGDYVLVRIAEEATFPKNEHALALMKPEGRAILHDFGRFLSGGLVNEIDQVQVVGHTSSEGSDERNWVLSSARAATVALFLIDSAGVPACRVSALGRSHYYPVRPARARAGAKADPADRRIELEIRPQLPGDTVQRHRRDACVDSRR, from the coding sequence ATGCGACCTGGCGCAGGAGACGAGGAGGGCGACGGCGGGCCGTGGCCGGCGTTCGCCGACCTGCTGGCCGCCACCACCCTCCTATTCCTGATCCTCTTCGCGGCGCTCGCCGTGCCGGCCATGCAGCGTGCCCACCAGGCCGATGCCCAGGCCTCGAACCTGGCGCGGATCGACTCGGTGCTCCTCCGCGCGGCCGACCGCCATGTGAGCGTTCAACGTGTGGGCGACTACGTGCTGGTGCGCATCGCCGAGGAGGCCACCTTTCCCAAGAACGAGCACGCGCTCGCCCTCATGAAGCCCGAAGGAAGAGCAATTCTGCACGACTTCGGACGCTTTCTCTCCGGGGGGCTGGTCAACGAGATCGACCAGGTGCAGGTGGTCGGCCACACCAGCAGCGAGGGAAGCGACGAGCGCAACTGGGTGCTGAGCTCGGCGCGCGCGGCGACGGTGGCGCTCTTTCTGATCGACAGCGCCGGGGTCCCCGCCTGCCGCGTGTCGGCGCTGGGGCGCAGCCACTACTACCCGGTGCGCCCCGCTCGCGCCCGCGCGGGCGCGAAAGCCGACCCCGCCGACCGACGCATCGAGCTGGAGATCCGCCCGCAGCTTCCGGGCGATACCGTGCAGCGGCACCGGCGCGACGCCTGTGTCGACAGCCGCCGATGA